In Streptomyces chartreusis, the following proteins share a genomic window:
- a CDS encoding TetR/AcrR family transcriptional regulator, with the protein MTTHSSKAGTKGVPRAAREQQVLAAATEEFGRHGYEATTVAAIATRVGVTKPLLHQYFGSKQDLYLACLDPVGERLLGAVRTAMAEPAADAPPTSLRVLAALFTALEGRRDAWFVLYDATLPPDSDAARRASHYRTAIDDLAATGTADLLQSAGAGDPLDADALKYAWRGLCTALVRWWINHPDQSPEAMTQRCARIFAAARAIGLTDDGHA; encoded by the coding sequence ATGACAACGCACTCCTCAAAGGCCGGCACCAAGGGTGTGCCGAGAGCCGCGCGTGAGCAGCAGGTTCTGGCCGCGGCCACCGAGGAGTTCGGCCGTCATGGCTACGAGGCCACGACCGTGGCGGCCATCGCCACGCGCGTGGGCGTCACCAAGCCGCTGCTGCACCAGTACTTCGGCAGCAAGCAGGACCTCTACCTCGCCTGCCTCGACCCGGTCGGCGAACGCCTGCTGGGCGCGGTCCGCACCGCGATGGCCGAACCGGCCGCCGATGCGCCGCCGACCTCCCTGCGCGTCCTCGCTGCCCTGTTCACCGCCCTCGAAGGCCGGCGCGACGCCTGGTTCGTGCTCTACGACGCCACGCTGCCGCCCGACAGCGACGCCGCCCGCCGCGCGTCGCACTACCGCACCGCCATCGACGACCTCGCCGCGACCGGCACCGCCGACCTGCTGCAATCGGCAGGCGCCGGCGACCCGCTCGACGCCGACGCCCTCAAGTACGCGTGGCGCGGCCTGTGCACCGCCCTGGTCCGCTGGTGGATCAACCACCCCGACCAGTCGCCGGAGGCCATGACGCAGCGGTGCGCCCGCATCTTCGCCGCCGCGCGCGCCATCGGACTCACCGACGACGGGCACGCCTGA